A single region of the Malus sylvestris chromosome 8, drMalSylv7.2, whole genome shotgun sequence genome encodes:
- the LOC126631521 gene encoding agamous-like MADS-box protein AGL82 produces the protein MLAPSRRSLELIPNETARKMAFQKRKKSVYKKANELSKLCDIDVALVVYEADQKKGIRPVQPETWPQDPAEFNRILSRYKASKDAAAPGFLKRSFSLSDFYEAKKKKDDDSDDGNGGDDSDGDDGNDNDDDHVDPKVQKRGNKQISKDKYRTWDARIDLFSEDELIKLIASLEAKIQASTLEIHSMERYSAKQNQNFYRTHSSSSKIPQHLKPANFDVQKPPSHDPVNTFIHDTLGKKVTHELAQWGGFNKNPVNTTTTTPTTSVMQSKESDEYFYYLYNY, from the coding sequence atgctGGCTCCTTCAAGAAGAAGCTTGGAACTCATTCCCAACGAGACTGCTCGAAAGATGGCCTttcagaagagaaagaagagcgTCTACAAGAAGGCCAACGAGCTCTCCAAACTTTGTGACATTGATGTGGCCTTGGTTGTCTACGAAGCTGATCAAAAGAAGGGAATTAGGCCAGTTCAGCCGGAGACGTGGCCGCAAGATCCGGCTGAGTTCAATCGCATTCTCAGCAGGTACAAGGCTTCCAAGGATGCTGCTGCCCCCGGTTTCCTAAAGAGAAGCTTCAGTTTGTCTGATTTTTATGAggccaagaagaagaaagatgatgaCAGTGATGATGGAAATGGTGGTGATGACAGTGATGGTGATGATGGCAATGACAACGATGACGATCATGTTGATCCCAAGGTTCAAAAAAGGGGCAATAAGCAGATTTCCAAGGACAAGTACCGAACATGGGATGCTCGAATTGACCTTTTTTCAgaagatgaattgattaaaCTCATTGCTTCACTCGAAGCCAAGATACAGGCCTCGACACTGGAGATTCATTCCATGGAAAGATATTCggcaaaacaaaatcaaaatttctaCCGAACTCACTCAAGCTCAAGCAAAATACCACAACACTTGAAGCCTGCGAATTTTGATGTGCAGAAGCCCCCCTCTCATGACCCTGTAAACACATTTATTCACGACACATTAGGCAAAAAAGTTACTCATGAATTGGCCCAATGGGGTGGTTTTAATAAGAATCCGGTGaacactactactactactcCTACTACTTCAGTCATGCAGTCAAAAGAATCCGATGAATACTTCTACTACTTGTACAACTACTAG
- the LOC126633228 gene encoding uncharacterized protein LOC126633228, with translation MNMGIMASVPEARAYLTNERKYKGKHPNLKCQHCNNIGHVKDTCWILHPDLKPDFMKDNKGLQRVNRTTHRANHASASTSNGSDPFKNFTANPAELMNEFMSYLQGKKGGAGIDRADNIGEGNTTALLGKFAGFLADTKPVPQENMQGLCHQEDDW, from the exons ATGAACATGGGTATAATGGCTAGTGTACCTGAGGCTAGGGCCTATCTAACCAACGAGAGAAAGTACAAAGGAAAGCATCCGAACTTGAAGTGTCAACACTGCAACAATATAGGTCATGTTAAAGACACATGCTGGATTTTACACCCAGATTTAAAGCCTGACTTCATGAAAGACAACAAGGGTTTACAAAGGGTGAATCGTACTACACACCGAGCAAATCATGCGTCTGCCTCCACCTCTAATGGGTCTGATCCATTCAAGAACTTCACAGCGAATCCAGCTGAACTCATGAATGAGTTTATGTCGTACCTTCAAGGCAAGAAAGGAGGGGCTGGAATTGACCGTGCAGACAACATAGGAGAAGGGAACACGACGGCATTGCTCGGCAAGTTTGCGGGTTTCTTGGCAGACACGAAACCCGTACCCCAAGAGAACATGCAAG GACTGTGCCACCAAGAAGACGATTGGTGA